The genomic DNA TCGCAACCGCCTGCCGATCAGGACGCATCTCGATGCTCCAGGTGTTGGAACGGACGCTGCCCGACTCTGGGACAGGGCTTGCCGAATGGTGGGCGTCGCACGGCAACGCCGACGCATCCTGGGCCTCGACCACGTACGCCGAGCTGATCGAACGCGCCGGGCCCGCCGGAGAACGTCACGCGACCACGCTGTCCCTCTCCCTCGACATGCGTGCGGCATCGCGACAGATTCGCACGGCTGGCGGAGGCATTCGTGGCGCGGCGGCTGTGCTCCGTCAAGAGATGTCTACACTCGTGGCTGCATTGCGGTCAGCCGATCTCTCACCGTCGTCCTGGTTGACGTGTGGCGAGATCGCGGTGATTCTGAGGTCAGCTTATGATCCTGCGGTGGCTGCGACCCTTGAACGCCACGGTGAGCTGGGTCAGTCGCTCGCGACGGCCGGGCCGGTGGCCGTCAATGAATCGTGGTCGAGGCTGCGCACCGACTCGGCCTTCCACGCAGTGCTGTGGATCTCGGAGTGGCCGCGGTCGATGGTCTACCCCGGGTTCCTCGCGCCGCTGCTGCTCTCGACAGGGATTCAGCGGTCGTTCTCGCTTCTGTGCACCCCGATGCGCTCTGATCAGGCGGCGCGCGACATCCGCAAGAAGAAGACCGAGTACATCTCGGATGCTGCCCAGCGTCAGCGGATCGGTCAGATCGAGGATGCATCGCAGACGGCGGAATTTCACGACGTGTTGCAGCAAGAGGCCGACCTCACTGCCGGGCACGGAGTACTCCGCTACACGGGTCTCGTCTCAGTCTCAGCACGTACCGCAGACGACCTCGACGCCGCAGTCGCCGCCATCGAGCAAGCGGCGATCCAGGCCTCCTGCGAGACACGTCTCCTCGTCGGCCAGCAGGCGCAGGCGTTCACCGCGGCTGCGCTGCCGCTGTGCCGCCAAGTCTGAGTACGAGTTACCGCACCGCAGTCCCGCCTCATCAAGGCATGAGCAACGCAGTCGGTAGTATCTAGATGGATGACAAGTATTCAGGAGGGCCATGGGATTCATCGAGCTTGCTCTGAAAGGTGCCCCTAAGATCCTCAAAGCAGGCCCGAAGGTCCTGGTACCTCTCGGTATCGGTGCGGCCACAGCAATTGCCGCCGCTGGCAAGGGAGTCGTCGACCTGTCTCAAGGTCGGACGATGCGAAAGGAAGCCGCCGCACGGCTTGAAATCGCACTTTCTGACTGTGAAGTGGTTCGTTTGGACACTGAGATTGCTGCCCGCAGTTACGGCGAGTTCCAGATCACGGTCCACCGCGAGAACATTGGCCGTTTCGCTGACTGGTTGGAACGGAATGAGGCGCTTGTCAAGCGGCTCAATTTCAAGAAGGTCGATGGCGTACGTATCCGCGTTCCCAATATTCCCAAGTATGTGGCTGGGACGCAGAACATAACCGCAGGCGTGTCCGGCGTAGTGAGCGCAGTTGGCGCTGGCGCGGCCGCTCCAGCGGCTGCGATCTGGGGCGTTTCTACATTCGCCTCCGCGGGCACTGGTACGGCAATTGCGTCTCTTAGTGGCGTTGCCGCCCAGAACGCAACTTTGGCTGCCATCGGCGGTGGCACAATAGCGGCTGGTGGTGGAGGGATGGCCGCCGGGGCAGCAGTTCTCAGCCTCACCGCTGCGGTCCCAGCGCTCCTGGTCGGTGGATTCACCATGGGCATTGTTGGCGCTAAGTCGAAGACTAAGTCTAAGAACTACGTGGCATCAGTGTCACTAGAGATTGAACGCATTGCGCTTGCACAAGAAATGCTTGGAGCAGTTGAACGACGCATTCAGGAGCTTCGCAATCTGCTCGCACGATTAGCAGAACGCGCTAGCTCGGCGATCGATGCACTGGAACGGGTGGAGTTTGACCCTGAACAGCATGCCAGCGAATTCTTACGTGCTCTCCAACTAGTTACAGCTGTGAAGGAAATCCTGAACACACCTGTCCTCGACCCCAAATCAGGGGAACTAACTGAGGCGTCAATCGAAATACTGAGGAAGTACGCATGAGCGCATCTAGC from Microbacterium paraoxydans includes the following:
- a CDS encoding SCO6880 family protein, with amino-acid sequence MPKNHDVQRAGDLVPVKFSRLTRRGILLGLSLSQLVALGLGVGTLVWAFYAGGGILIAFSAPVWLAAAAVVWIRIAGRAIVEWLPVVVWWVWKTTGAQLLYRRRVVKPRPAGTLALPGDMARLREYDDPTTGAGMVHDPTAETLTAIVAVSHPAFVLLDPGEQERRVSSWGRVLATACRSGRISMLQVLERTLPDSGTGLAEWWASHGNADASWASTTYAELIERAGPAGERHATTLSLSLDMRAASRQIRTAGGGIRGAAAVLRQEMSTLVAALRSADLSPSSWLTCGEIAVILRSAYDPAVAATLERHGELGQSLATAGPVAVNESWSRLRTDSAFHAVLWISEWPRSMVYPGFLAPLLLSTGIQRSFSLLCTPMRSDQAARDIRKKKTEYISDAAQRQRIGQIEDASQTAEFHDVLQQEADLTAGHGVLRYTGLVSVSARTADDLDAAVAAIEQAAIQASCETRLLVGQQAQAFTAAALPLCRQV